A window of Grus americana isolate bGruAme1 chromosome 21, bGruAme1.mat, whole genome shotgun sequence contains these coding sequences:
- the GUCA2A gene encoding guanylin, with protein MKGFLSFTVLAVLLLVHSSQAVYVQDGDLKFSLESVKKLKELMDENKSINPRMVVSMASYSPCDEKNLPEEFQPVCKREDASMIFERLSLAVREADLCEICANAACAGCF; from the exons atgaaaggttttctttcatttacagtCCTTGCAGTCCTTTTACTGGTGCACAGCTCCCAGGCAGTCTATGTTCAG GATGGAGACTTGAAATTCTCCCTTGAGTCTGTGAAGAAGCTAAAGGAGCTTATGGATGAGAACAAAAGCATTAACCCTCGCATGGTGGTTTCAATGGCTAGCTATTCTCCatgtgatgaaaaaaatctccctgAGGAGTTCCAACCTGTGTGCAAAAGAGAAGATGCATCCATGATTTTTGAGAGGCTGA GCCTGGCTGTCCGAGAAGCTGATTTGTGTGAAATCTGTGCCaatgctgcctgtgctggttgCTTTTGA